In one Leptospira fletcheri genomic region, the following are encoded:
- the modA gene encoding molybdate ABC transporter substrate-binding protein, with translation MKRIKQYLLSLLLLFSVSLHAEKITIAAASDLKFAMDEIVVSFKKANQGEEVDVVYGSSGKFQTQIRQGAPFDLYFSADIAFPRELVKEGFASGEVVPYALGRIVLWSASLDATKATLSVLTDPKIKRIAIANPKHAPYGKRAEEALKASGLWEKVQEKLVLGENIAQTAQFVETGNAEIGIIALSLALSPELAKKGGYWLIPENLHEPLEQGFIVTKRAADLSLAKKFVEHIRAKSSRMIMKKYGFVLPEENPTK, from the coding sequence ATGAAACGAATCAAGCAGTACCTTTTATCCCTCCTCCTTCTCTTTTCCGTTTCCTTACATGCGGAAAAGATCACGATCGCGGCCGCATCCGATCTGAAATTCGCCATGGATGAAATCGTGGTCTCCTTCAAAAAAGCGAATCAGGGAGAGGAAGTGGACGTGGTGTACGGATCGTCCGGAAAATTTCAGACTCAGATCCGCCAGGGCGCGCCCTTCGACCTATATTTTTCCGCGGATATCGCTTTCCCACGTGAACTTGTAAAGGAAGGTTTTGCGTCTGGGGAAGTCGTTCCTTACGCATTAGGAAGGATCGTACTTTGGAGTGCGAGTCTAGATGCTACAAAGGCGACCTTATCCGTTTTGACGGATCCGAAAATCAAACGTATCGCGATCGCGAATCCGAAGCATGCCCCGTACGGCAAGAGAGCAGAAGAAGCGTTGAAAGCCTCCGGCCTTTGGGAAAAAGTGCAGGAGAAATTGGTTTTGGGGGAAAACATAGCCCAAACCGCCCAATTCGTAGAGACCGGCAATGCTGAAATCGGAATCATAGCGCTTTCCTTGGCACTCAGTCCCGAGCTGGCAAAAAAAGGCGGCTATTGGCTGATTCCGGAAAATCTTCACGAACCTTTGGAACAAGGCTTTATCGTAACAAAGCGCGCAGCCGATCTCTCTTTGGCAAAAAAATTCGTCGAACATATTCGCGCAAAATCCTCGCGGATGATCATGAAGAAATACGGCTTCGTACTGCCGGAAGAAAATCCTACAAAATAG
- a CDS encoding sigma-70 family RNA polymerase sigma factor, whose amino-acid sequence MDKLGQFLEHKKLLFGIAYRMTGSVVDAEDIVQETFLRWERSSAEKIRSPKAFLSTIATRLSLDNLRRSKRKRETYIGPWLPEPMSPIPQEEFVGMEEETLDLAFLHLLEKLNPIERAVFLLRESFSLGYPVIAEAVGKSQENCRQILKRAKTALKSDRRRYPADTEMRRTHLRNFLLATTKGDPSYLIPFFREEIMMWSDGGGKVNAARVPIVGKDRVATFLHRVRKNPLRKKLRFYFSYVNGAESLIGYSGERPMYFQNFIIEPDGIWRIYTVLNPDKLSAFSDKDKLIREGSLIPIESFLLFPNPQPSGFQKWMTPVVKLVRWVLW is encoded by the coding sequence ATGGATAAGCTCGGGCAATTTCTGGAACACAAGAAGCTGCTATTCGGGATAGCGTATAGAATGACCGGCAGCGTAGTCGACGCTGAAGACATCGTGCAGGAAACCTTTCTGAGATGGGAAAGATCCTCCGCCGAAAAAATCCGTTCTCCTAAGGCCTTCCTTTCCACGATCGCGACACGATTATCTCTGGATAATCTGAGAAGGTCCAAGAGAAAACGCGAAACCTATATCGGTCCATGGTTGCCCGAGCCCATGTCTCCGATTCCGCAGGAAGAGTTCGTCGGAATGGAAGAGGAGACTCTAGACCTGGCCTTTTTACACCTATTAGAAAAATTGAATCCGATCGAGAGGGCCGTCTTTCTGCTGCGGGAATCGTTTTCTTTGGGCTATCCTGTCATTGCGGAAGCCGTAGGCAAAAGTCAGGAAAACTGTCGCCAAATCCTGAAACGCGCCAAGACTGCGCTGAAGTCGGATCGCAGACGATACCCCGCCGATACGGAAATGCGAAGGACTCATCTTCGGAATTTTCTACTCGCGACGACCAAAGGGGATCCGAGCTATTTGATCCCGTTCTTCCGGGAAGAAATCATGATGTGGTCCGACGGCGGAGGAAAGGTGAACGCGGCAAGGGTTCCGATCGTAGGAAAAGATAGAGTCGCTACGTTCCTACATCGCGTACGAAAAAACCCTCTCAGAAAAAAACTTCGCTTCTATTTCTCCTATGTAAACGGCGCGGAATCTCTGATAGGATATTCCGGAGAACGACCGATGTATTTCCAGAATTTCATCATCGAACCGGACGGAATCTGGAGAATCTATACCGTCTTAAACCCGGATAAACTTTCCGCATTTTCCGACAAAGACAAGCTGATACGGGAAGGCTCTTTGATTCCGATCGAATCTTTTCTATTATTCCCGAATCCTCAACCTTCGGGATTCCAGAAATGGATGACTCCCGTGGTAAAATTGGTCCGCTGGGTTCTCTGGTAA
- a CDS encoding alpha/beta fold hydrolase: MIGFTIFSVFCGVNKTVIENRANSRITDEEKPSGYFESKFGKVAYWVQGKGKTIFLLHSAGHDHRDFEAILPTLASKFRVIRLDWPGHGESENPSPPSSASAVSIAELLQEIAPKLAPEGAVFLGNSVGGFASLKMALEKPELVKGLVLVDTGGMNAPDFATRTFSNLKGTLWFTKLSWTAFPKYYLKIRNEYTNLILEQIRKKGEQEGAKEVNAAIWKSFLDPKHDLREKVKDIRQPTLIVWGIQDPVLEPSLGKTLHREIKNSRIVFLKTGHVPFAEDPDAFLKVLVPFLDSVL; encoded by the coding sequence ATGATCGGATTTACGATATTCAGCGTGTTTTGCGGAGTCAATAAGACTGTGATCGAAAATCGAGCAAACTCTCGGATTACGGACGAGGAGAAACCGAGCGGATATTTCGAATCCAAATTCGGCAAGGTGGCTTATTGGGTCCAAGGGAAAGGAAAAACGATATTCCTATTGCATTCTGCGGGCCACGACCATCGGGATTTCGAAGCCATCCTTCCGACCCTCGCCTCCAAATTTCGAGTGATTCGCTTGGACTGGCCCGGCCACGGAGAATCCGAAAATCCTTCTCCTCCCTCCTCGGCTTCCGCGGTATCGATCGCGGAACTTCTGCAGGAAATCGCTCCCAAACTTGCGCCCGAAGGAGCCGTTTTTTTAGGAAATTCCGTGGGCGGGTTTGCGTCCTTAAAAATGGCTTTGGAAAAACCGGAACTGGTAAAGGGCCTGGTCCTTGTCGATACGGGAGGGATGAATGCTCCCGATTTTGCGACGCGTACATTTTCCAACCTGAAAGGAACTTTATGGTTCACCAAACTTTCTTGGACTGCCTTTCCTAAATATTATCTAAAAATCCGAAATGAATACACGAACCTAATTCTGGAGCAAATCCGGAAAAAAGGGGAACAGGAAGGAGCAAAGGAAGTGAACGCCGCGATCTGGAAGAGTTTTCTGGATCCGAAACACGACCTCAGAGAAAAAGTCAAAGATATCCGCCAGCCTACTTTGATCGTATGGGGAATACAGGATCCGGTACTGGAACCGAGTCTTGGAAAAACTCTGCACCGGGAAATCAAGAATTCGCGGATCGTATTCCTAAAAACGGGTCACGTACCTTTTGCGGAAGATCCCGATGCCTTCTTAAAAGTCCTGGTACCTTTCCTGGATTCCGTATTGTAA
- a CDS encoding efflux RND transporter periplasmic adaptor subunit has product MTAILQRYKMIVFLIVLVSGAAYGYRHFYKKKPEKHLAQESKNFFKVSDEILKRHPVTFVSLKEVSQFEELALPGRITYDPESMARVGSTVEAKIKKVLVREGDRVSQGSPLAILSSVQLGEVEAAYVKARASLEALKLQADRAKELFEMKVTAAKEYELATMQYKTAKTEAETTRIKLENYGLTPSEIEGIERGVYVSSNLVLRSPINGEVTERKAIIGQQTSRNEELFTIANLNNLWVLLDVYEKDLGGVHEGAQATIYPFGNEESTRIQGRVAYVGAILDSVKRTAKIRIMVSNRGGKLKPGQTVTAKVAGLVVSTGDGKRRMLPLEAVHEIEGRSVVFIHHDDGRFEAVNVVVGDIIEDDIIILSGVPEGVQVASKGSFVLKSEYLRY; this is encoded by the coding sequence ATGACGGCGATTTTGCAGAGATACAAAATGATCGTTTTTCTGATCGTGTTGGTTTCGGGAGCGGCCTACGGATATAGGCATTTCTATAAGAAAAAACCGGAAAAGCATCTCGCGCAGGAATCCAAAAATTTCTTCAAGGTTTCGGACGAAATCCTAAAAAGACACCCCGTGACTTTCGTGAGTTTAAAAGAGGTTTCTCAGTTCGAGGAACTCGCCTTGCCGGGAAGGATCACGTACGATCCGGAGAGTATGGCTCGGGTCGGATCCACCGTGGAGGCGAAAATCAAGAAAGTTTTGGTAAGGGAAGGGGATCGTGTAAGCCAGGGTTCTCCGTTAGCGATACTTTCTTCCGTGCAACTCGGGGAAGTGGAGGCGGCCTATGTAAAAGCCAGAGCTTCCCTAGAAGCTCTGAAATTGCAGGCGGATCGGGCAAAGGAACTTTTCGAAATGAAGGTCACTGCCGCTAAGGAATACGAACTTGCGACCATGCAGTACAAGACCGCCAAAACAGAGGCGGAAACGACCCGGATTAAACTGGAAAATTACGGACTGACTCCGTCGGAGATCGAGGGGATAGAACGAGGGGTTTACGTTTCCTCCAATCTGGTGCTTCGGAGTCCGATCAACGGAGAAGTCACGGAACGAAAAGCGATCATAGGACAACAGACTTCCAGAAACGAGGAGTTGTTTACCATCGCGAACCTGAACAATCTCTGGGTCCTCTTGGACGTGTACGAAAAGGATTTGGGCGGGGTGCACGAGGGAGCCCAGGCGACGATCTATCCCTTCGGAAACGAAGAAAGTACGAGGATCCAGGGGCGAGTGGCTTATGTGGGCGCCATATTGGACAGCGTTAAACGAACTGCAAAAATCAGGATCATGGTTTCGAATCGCGGCGGAAAGCTGAAGCCCGGGCAGACGGTTACGGCAAAAGTGGCCGGTTTGGTCGTGAGTACGGGTGACGGAAAGAGGAGAATGTTACCTTTGGAAGCGGTCCATGAAATCGAAGGCCGTTCCGTGGTCTTTATCCATCATGATGACGGCAGGTTCGAAGCGGTCAATGTGGTGGTCGGGGACATCATAGAGGACGATATCATCATCTTAAGCGGCGTACCGGAAGGAGTTCAGGTCGCTTCCAAAGGATCCTTCGTGCTCAAAAGCGAGTATTTGAGGTATTAG
- a CDS encoding TOBE domain-containing protein: MKDKIRFDGALSLKNDKANFLGKDKIELLKAVEACGSISQAARAVGISYKTAWDSIDLMNNLYKEILVEKVVGGMHGGGARLTPKARETLELFDIVEEEHKKFLDRLSKRMRHPTELLNFLRRIAVRTSARNQFYGKVKGILRGAVNSEVTLSLKGNQEIIATITNQSVQNLGLKTGMSAYALIKASFILLSTDRNLSISAENRLEGTVLSIAEGSVNDEVSIELSGGNVMISILTSQARKNLQLEVGKEIYAFFSASSVILAVE, encoded by the coding sequence ATGAAGGACAAGATTCGTTTCGACGGAGCCCTTTCGCTGAAGAACGATAAAGCCAATTTTTTGGGCAAAGATAAGATCGAATTGCTTAAGGCGGTGGAGGCCTGCGGTTCCATTTCCCAAGCTGCTCGTGCGGTCGGGATCAGCTATAAAACGGCTTGGGATTCGATCGATTTAATGAATAATTTATACAAAGAGATTTTGGTGGAAAAGGTTGTCGGGGGAATGCACGGAGGAGGGGCCAGGCTTACGCCTAAGGCCAGGGAAACTCTGGAATTATTCGATATCGTAGAAGAGGAGCACAAAAAATTCCTGGATCGTTTGAGCAAGCGGATGCGTCATCCTACCGAACTGCTGAATTTTTTGAGACGGATTGCCGTGAGAACCAGCGCTAGAAATCAGTTTTATGGAAAAGTAAAGGGAATCCTTCGCGGGGCCGTCAATTCGGAAGTGACTCTTTCGCTGAAAGGGAATCAGGAAATTATCGCGACGATTACGAACCAAAGCGTCCAGAATCTAGGTTTAAAAACGGGAATGTCGGCTTACGCTTTGATCAAGGCCTCGTTTATTTTGCTTTCCACCGATCGGAATCTTTCGATCAGCGCGGAAAATCGCCTAGAAGGAACCGTGCTTTCCATAGCGGAAGGAAGCGTTAACGACGAAGTGTCGATAGAGTTGTCCGGAGGGAACGTGATGATTTCTATCCTGACCAGCCAAGCTCGAAAAAATTTGCAATTGGAAGTCGGGAAAGAAATATACGCTTTCTTTAGCGCCTCTTCAGTGATTCTGGCCGTAGAATAA
- the modB gene encoding molybdate ABC transporter permease subunit: protein MSGRRRVVILSEEDLQAIWLTIRLAGLVTILLLLIGTPVAWWLANTKSKWKGPLGAFISLPLVLPPTVLGFYLLLLFGPSGPVGELTRFLGIGHLPFTFWGLVLASVFYSLPFMVQPLQTSFEAIGEKPLEAAATLGASPLDTFFTVVVPLSFSGFAAASVLTFAHTVGEFGVVLMIGGNLPGITRVASVQLYDHVEAFEYPQAHRLAVCMLIFSFLVLLALYIRPNRINKT from the coding sequence ATTTCGGGAAGGAGGAGGGTCGTTATTCTTTCGGAGGAAGATCTACAGGCGATTTGGCTGACGATCCGTCTCGCAGGGTTGGTGACGATCCTGCTATTATTGATAGGAACGCCGGTGGCATGGTGGTTGGCCAACACGAAATCGAAATGGAAAGGACCGTTAGGAGCTTTCATCTCCCTGCCGTTAGTCCTTCCCCCGACCGTACTCGGATTCTATCTTCTGCTTCTCTTCGGCCCGAGCGGACCGGTCGGAGAATTGACGCGTTTTCTCGGCATCGGTCATTTGCCCTTCACTTTTTGGGGTTTGGTTCTAGCTTCCGTCTTCTATTCTCTTCCGTTCATGGTCCAACCGTTGCAGACCTCGTTCGAAGCGATTGGGGAGAAACCGCTGGAAGCTGCGGCCACTCTAGGAGCTTCGCCCTTGGATACGTTTTTTACCGTGGTCGTCCCTCTTTCTTTTTCAGGTTTCGCTGCGGCATCCGTACTTACCTTCGCCCATACCGTGGGGGAATTCGGGGTGGTGCTCATGATCGGAGGAAACCTCCCCGGGATCACTCGAGTCGCTTCCGTACAGCTTTACGATCACGTGGAGGCCTTCGAATATCCGCAGGCCCATCGTCTGGCCGTGTGCATGCTCATCTTTTCTTTTTTGGTCCTATTAGCGCTTTATATTCGACCGAACCGCATAAATAAAACATAA
- the modC gene encoding molybdenum ABC transporter ATP-binding protein, with translation MEGISVNLRFKRSSFTLNVKFELPGKGVTGIFGPSGSGKTTLLRCLAGLEKNSKGSVIVNGNVWQDEKIRLPAFKRSIGYVFQEANLFRHLNVRENLMYGVERSRSAEKESHLRRAIESLDIGPLLDRRPDHLSGGERQRVAIARSLAVNPSLLLLDEPLASLDSVRKKEILPYLERIHLESRIPVLYVSHSHDEIARLSDHLLILDGGSVIRNGPIASTLSGLNPPVNLGENCGIVLDTVVGAIEEEWSMARLDFSDGVIWTLDRGIPIGSKNRIVVLAKDVSVTADRPDQTSIQNALLAKVDGIAEDEHPGLLLVRLKVGKTFFLSRLTKRASSLLGLSQGKEVWIQIKSVAIK, from the coding sequence ATGGAAGGAATAAGCGTAAATCTACGTTTCAAGCGGTCCTCTTTCACTTTGAACGTGAAATTCGAATTGCCGGGAAAAGGAGTGACCGGGATCTTTGGACCGTCCGGTTCGGGAAAGACGACTCTACTACGATGCCTTGCAGGATTGGAGAAAAACTCGAAAGGATCCGTCATCGTAAACGGAAACGTATGGCAAGACGAAAAAATTCGACTACCTGCGTTTAAAAGATCGATCGGCTACGTATTCCAGGAAGCAAATTTATTCCGGCACTTAAACGTGCGGGAAAATCTGATGTACGGAGTGGAAAGAAGCCGATCCGCCGAAAAAGAATCACATCTACGAAGAGCGATAGAATCCTTGGACATCGGTCCCCTCCTAGATCGGAGACCGGATCATCTTTCCGGAGGAGAAAGACAGAGAGTGGCCATTGCAAGGTCCCTCGCCGTCAACCCGAGTCTCCTCCTACTCGACGAACCCTTAGCGTCTTTGGATTCTGTCCGTAAAAAGGAAATTCTTCCGTATCTGGAACGGATTCACTTGGAATCCCGGATTCCCGTTCTGTATGTCAGCCATTCTCACGACGAGATCGCTAGACTTTCCGATCATCTATTAATCCTGGACGGGGGATCGGTCATCAGGAACGGCCCGATCGCTTCGACCCTATCAGGCCTGAATCCTCCCGTCAATCTCGGTGAAAATTGCGGAATCGTTTTAGATACCGTTGTAGGCGCGATCGAAGAGGAATGGTCGATGGCTAGATTGGATTTTTCGGACGGAGTCATCTGGACCTTGGATCGCGGAATTCCGATCGGATCCAAAAATAGGATCGTAGTTCTCGCAAAAGACGTCAGCGTAACTGCCGATCGGCCGGACCAAACGAGCATTCAAAACGCGTTACTCGCAAAGGTGGATGGAATTGCGGAGGACGAGCATCCGGGATTATTGCTCGTCCGTCTGAAAGTAGGAAAAACCTTTTTTCTATCTCGTTTAACGAAACGCGCCTCTTCCTTACTCGGCCTTTCGCAAGGGAAAGAAGTCTGGATCCAGATAAAATCGGTAGCGATTAAATGA
- a CDS encoding Crp/Fnr family transcriptional regulator, translating to MPKEIWNRAEGLYSFRKLEYGDFFVKQGKVPTEFAFVFSGQLREYYLTDQGDEYIKSFCFPGEFTGSYFDLLSEHPSTCNIRALSDCLLGVANFADFTSLYEDHPAWERLGRKTAEFLFIKKAKREYELLALSAEQRYESLKKAYPKIEESIPQYHIASYLGITPVSLSRIRSKLSKAGS from the coding sequence ATGCCGAAAGAAATTTGGAACCGAGCGGAAGGACTCTATTCTTTTCGAAAGCTCGAGTACGGCGATTTTTTCGTAAAACAGGGAAAGGTTCCCACCGAATTCGCCTTCGTTTTTTCGGGACAGCTCCGCGAATACTATCTTACCGACCAAGGCGATGAATACATTAAAAGTTTCTGTTTTCCGGGAGAATTTACCGGCTCCTATTTCGACCTTCTTTCGGAGCACCCGTCCACTTGCAATATTCGCGCCTTATCCGATTGCCTACTAGGAGTAGCGAACTTTGCCGATTTTACTTCGTTATACGAAGACCATCCCGCTTGGGAAAGATTGGGAAGAAAGACGGCGGAATTTCTGTTTATTAAGAAAGCGAAACGCGAATACGAACTTCTGGCTCTTTCCGCGGAACAAAGATACGAATCCTTAAAAAAGGCCTACCCGAAAATTGAGGAATCGATTCCGCAATACCATATCGCTTCTTATCTCGGGATCACACCCGTAAGCCTGAGTAGAATTCGATCGAAACTTTCCAAGGCGGGAAGTTAA
- a CDS encoding alginate export family protein, whose translation MFQQIGIRLIYFVITTFLFTGNIIHAESSSTENATSQSGGNSVTPDSPGSVPPTAPAANTEAPPSSSPVKETVQEPYKSPLVGKLTTEYLRSLQLTPEQNKAVRSSKELWFQDKYRVGFALRPRYESSFNPDFDKTTPDNKNVFTNQTQAYLIGDINKHLLFKLTLEDVRQWGGSQTPAGTNDSRFGLTGNAGTLYNTSTQKTVPVSNPTSFREAFLEIRMMDEALKLRIGRQILEFGDGRIVGARNFNQIGNAFDGLRFTAKKGDHSFDVFGTVLSSQNNASGLVTANGATNNSLGDAYFVGTNYWIKLANWIGGDFYDFTLLKRAIVSPTAPVYDSELRTRQSDQLNTYGFRLTNRTQNNALPDGYKWDWTVEAAWQGGSTGQRVGTSWLQSPGTTSININGQAIQNENQKYDAHFLALQTGYSPVAPLRVGVQYVYASGDPNRNDSSVSTWNPLFGARRAAGGAIPWSGANISGVVYWQNVKDYSINIKYDSGKWGIFTFVSHLYYKAKLQDGYYNNNGYVAGSTEDATNQNANNASAQRLGKKIASEIDLIYQVTPYENLSIWAGMAFLHAGDAITNAKVNLSNPNPALQYTNQPNSTYFFLQSVFAI comes from the coding sequence TTGTTTCAACAGATTGGAATTCGTTTAATTTATTTTGTTATCACAACTTTTCTTTTTACGGGGAACATCATCCATGCGGAAAGCTCAAGTACCGAAAACGCGACTTCTCAGTCTGGCGGAAATTCCGTAACACCCGATTCTCCCGGATCCGTTCCTCCTACTGCCCCCGCAGCGAATACTGAAGCGCCCCCCTCATCTTCTCCCGTCAAGGAAACGGTTCAGGAACCGTACAAAAGTCCGTTGGTGGGCAAACTTACGACGGAGTACCTGCGCTCCCTGCAATTGACTCCGGAGCAAAACAAAGCGGTAAGAAGCAGCAAGGAACTTTGGTTTCAGGATAAGTACAGAGTGGGATTCGCACTCAGGCCCAGATACGAATCTTCTTTCAATCCGGATTTCGACAAGACGACTCCTGACAATAAGAATGTGTTCACGAACCAGACCCAGGCCTACTTGATTGGAGACATCAACAAACATCTTCTTTTTAAACTGACTTTGGAAGATGTACGCCAGTGGGGAGGAAGCCAAACTCCGGCAGGAACGAACGACTCCCGTTTCGGACTTACCGGGAATGCGGGTACGTTGTACAACACCTCTACGCAAAAGACGGTCCCCGTCTCTAATCCCACCTCCTTCCGAGAGGCGTTTTTGGAGATTCGAATGATGGACGAAGCGCTGAAACTCAGGATCGGAAGGCAGATCCTGGAATTCGGAGACGGCCGGATCGTTGGTGCCAGAAACTTCAATCAGATCGGAAACGCTTTCGACGGACTTCGTTTCACCGCAAAGAAAGGAGATCATAGTTTCGACGTCTTCGGAACGGTCCTGAGTTCGCAGAACAACGCAAGTGGACTCGTTACCGCGAATGGAGCCACGAATAATTCTCTAGGAGACGCATATTTCGTCGGTACCAACTATTGGATCAAATTAGCGAATTGGATCGGAGGCGACTTTTACGATTTTACCCTTCTAAAAAGAGCGATAGTAAGCCCGACCGCTCCGGTCTACGATTCGGAACTTCGAACGAGACAAAGCGATCAACTGAATACCTACGGATTCCGACTTACGAATCGTACCCAAAACAACGCGCTTCCCGACGGATACAAATGGGATTGGACCGTCGAAGCCGCTTGGCAAGGAGGATCCACTGGACAAAGGGTAGGCACTTCATGGTTGCAATCCCCCGGAACTACAAGCATCAACATCAACGGGCAAGCGATACAGAACGAAAACCAAAAATACGACGCTCACTTTCTCGCGCTTCAGACCGGGTATTCTCCCGTGGCCCCTCTCAGAGTGGGTGTCCAGTACGTGTACGCTTCCGGAGATCCCAATAGGAACGATTCCTCGGTTTCCACTTGGAATCCTCTGTTCGGGGCAAGAAGGGCCGCAGGCGGCGCAATTCCCTGGTCGGGGGCCAATATTTCCGGCGTAGTATATTGGCAGAACGTAAAAGACTATTCCATAAACATAAAATACGATTCCGGAAAATGGGGAATATTCACTTTCGTATCACATTTATATTATAAAGCGAAATTACAGGACGGATATTACAATAACAACGGTTATGTCGCGGGAAGCACCGAAGACGCTACGAATCAGAACGCAAACAACGCCTCCGCACAACGTCTGGGTAAAAAGATCGCATCCGAAATCGACCTAATCTACCAAGTCACTCCGTATGAAAATCTTTCGATCTGGGCGGGGATGGCTTTCCTCCATGCGGGAGACGCGATTACGAACGCAAAAGTGAATCTTTCCAATCCGAATCCGGCGCTGCAATATACGAATCAGCCCAATTCCACGTATTTCTTTTTACAATCGGTTTTCGCAATCTAA
- a CDS encoding acyl-CoA dehydrogenase family protein, with protein MYQELTEQQIEIRDTIRNFVKKEITHEVAIHWDEENKHPEELINRMRKELGVNGLTIPEEYGGWGLGSIEQCLVTEELSRGCLGISLCFGYTGLGILPIMKGASHEQKKKWLQPVVDGEYGVSFCLSEPGAGSDVPGMSTTAVKKGDKWVINGTKQWITGGGSAGAYTVFAYTDKGRGTRGVSCFYVKRDTPGLIVGKKEDKLGIRASDTRQIIFEDCAVEEANMIGKENLGFIYALQTLNASRPYVAAMGVGVAQAALDHASKYARQREQFGSKISSFQAVQHMLADMSIGVETARQICYLSARMSDAEDPRLPKYSAIAKAYCSETAMKAATDAVQIYGGYGYTKEYPVEKLMRDAKILCIFEGTTQIQKNEIAAYVIREAASAK; from the coding sequence ATGTACCAGGAACTGACTGAGCAACAGATCGAAATTCGGGATACGATCCGTAATTTCGTAAAAAAAGAGATCACCCACGAAGTAGCGATCCACTGGGACGAAGAGAATAAGCACCCCGAAGAATTGATCAATCGAATGAGAAAGGAATTGGGCGTAAACGGCCTAACTATCCCCGAAGAATACGGCGGCTGGGGGTTGGGTTCCATAGAACAATGCCTTGTGACCGAAGAGCTTTCCAGAGGATGTCTCGGGATTAGCCTTTGTTTCGGATACACCGGTTTGGGAATTCTTCCAATCATGAAAGGTGCAAGTCATGAACAAAAGAAAAAATGGCTTCAACCGGTAGTCGACGGAGAATACGGAGTTTCCTTCTGTCTTTCCGAACCGGGAGCAGGTTCGGATGTTCCGGGAATGAGCACTACTGCCGTTAAGAAAGGTGACAAATGGGTCATCAACGGAACCAAGCAATGGATCACCGGCGGCGGTAGCGCGGGAGCATATACGGTATTCGCTTATACCGACAAGGGACGCGGAACCCGCGGAGTTTCCTGCTTCTACGTAAAACGCGACACTCCGGGTTTGATCGTAGGTAAAAAAGAAGATAAGCTCGGAATCCGTGCTTCCGATACCCGTCAGATCATCTTCGAAGACTGTGCGGTGGAAGAAGCGAACATGATCGGGAAGGAAAACCTCGGATTCATTTACGCTCTTCAAACTCTGAACGCATCCCGTCCTTACGTGGCTGCTATGGGTGTGGGCGTGGCGCAAGCTGCATTGGATCACGCGTCCAAGTATGCTCGCCAAAGGGAGCAATTCGGATCCAAGATCTCCAGCTTCCAAGCGGTGCAACACATGCTCGCCGACATGTCCATCGGAGTCGAGACGGCTCGTCAGATCTGTTATCTGTCCGCACGCATGTCCGACGCGGAAGATCCTCGTCTTCCGAAGTATTCCGCAATCGCAAAAGCGTACTGTTCCGAGACTGCAATGAAAGCGGCTACGGACGCGGTTCAGATTTACGGCGGTTACGGATATACGAAAGAATATCCGGTGGAGAAGCTGATGAGGGACGCAAAAATCCTTTGTATCTTCGAAGGAACGACCCAGATTCAGAAGAACGAGATCGCTGCTTACGTGATTCGCGAAGCCGCATCCGCAAAGTAA